A single region of the Anaerostipes rhamnosivorans genome encodes:
- a CDS encoding sugar-binding transcriptional regulator — protein sequence MEDNRFLIKVSELYFKDGLSQEKIAKKLNVSRTTISRALGKAKQEGIVRIHITYPESSNMMMEKEMEKRFGLKEALIAVPVEGQTSAQAVAGQTADYVIRVLKKNMILGVTWGRAMYEFVRRLGEDERTRALSYRNVKIVPFLGTPSEVDRNYKYRMTYSNTLATGIGDILGCTSYNLSAPMFVQDEQAKNMIESIDGVSKVLKIAEQSDIALFGIGSIGADSSIIKAGMRTGEEYEELRRQGGAGEIVGRIYDSFGNTIDEKLNKKMVGISLERMRTIPIRAGVAYGPGKTEAIRGAMKGGIINVLITDAATAENILEI from the coding sequence GTGGAAGACAATCGATTTTTGATCAAAGTGTCAGAATTATATTTTAAGGATGGACTGTCCCAGGAAAAAATAGCAAAAAAACTGAATGTGTCGAGGACTACCATCTCCAGGGCACTGGGGAAAGCAAAGCAGGAAGGGATCGTCCGGATCCACATTACATATCCCGAATCCAGCAACATGATGATGGAAAAAGAGATGGAAAAGAGATTTGGACTGAAGGAGGCACTGATCGCCGTACCTGTGGAGGGACAGACATCCGCTCAGGCTGTGGCTGGTCAGACTGCAGACTATGTCATCCGGGTCCTCAAGAAGAATATGATCCTGGGAGTGACCTGGGGAAGAGCTATGTATGAGTTTGTGAGGCGTCTAGGCGAGGATGAACGGACCAGGGCCCTATCCTACCGGAATGTAAAGATCGTTCCTTTCCTTGGAACACCTAGTGAGGTGGACCGGAATTATAAGTACCGTATGACTTACTCTAATACACTGGCCACCGGCATCGGGGATATTTTAGGCTGTACCAGCTATAATCTGTCGGCACCTATGTTTGTACAGGATGAGCAGGCTAAAAATATGATTGAGAGCATCGATGGAGTTTCAAAGGTGTTAAAGATTGCGGAGCAGTCGGATATCGCCCTGTTTGGCATCGGCTCCATAGGAGCGGATTCCTCGATCATAAAGGCAGGGATGAGGACTGGGGAAGAATATGAAGAATTGAGAAGACAGGGCGGTGCGGGAGAGATCGTAGGCAGAATCTATGATTCTTTTGGAAATACAATAGATGAAAAACTGAACAAAAAGATGGTAGGGATCTCATTGGAACGCATGAGGACCATACCAATCCGGGCCGGGGTTGCCTACGGGCCTGGAAAAACAGAAGCCATCAGGGGAGCAATGAAAGGAGGAATCATCAATGTGCTGATCACGGATGCCGCAACTGCAGAAAATATCTTAGAGATTTAG
- a CDS encoding PTS sorbose transporter subunit IIB, with the protein MSYKTVKVEKGRSGWGTPLIVTPKEGQKIVSVTGGKIHPVAEKIAELTGAPVVDGFKNPVKDEETACAVIDCGGTCRLGILPKKGILTININGGGPSGPLKSFIKEGLYVSGVKPENVSLSED; encoded by the coding sequence ATGAGTTATAAAACAGTGAAAGTTGAAAAAGGAAGAAGCGGATGGGGAACCCCTTTAATCGTGACACCAAAAGAAGGGCAGAAGATTGTCAGCGTCACTGGAGGAAAGATTCATCCGGTAGCTGAGAAGATCGCGGAGCTTACAGGGGCACCGGTGGTGGATGGATTTAAAAATCCGGTAAAAGATGAAGAGACAGCCTGTGCAGTCATTGACTGTGGCGGAACCTGCCGTCTGGGCATCCTTCCGAAAAAGGGAATTTTGACGATCAACATCAACGGAGGAGGGCCTTCCGGGCCGCTTAAAAGCTTTATCAAGGAAGGGCTTTATGTATCCGGAGTAAAACCAGAGAACGTTTCATTGAGTGAAGATTAG
- a CDS encoding sugar-binding transcriptional regulator codes for MKNDRFLIKVVELYYQDGLSQEKIAKKLNTSRTTISRTLIKARKEGYVQIHINYPDQSDLKLEKQIEQKFDLKEALIAVPGCDQTVEQAVSFQTADFIIRVLKKNMTFGMTWGRAMFRFVEQLKIDARIRSLSFQNVKVVPFLGTPSGINSDYKYTMTYSNTLATEVGGILGCISYNLSAPMSVEDEKTKQMIESIGEISNVLKMAEQADIALFGIGSMGKDSSILKAGIRTEAEYLELVERGGIGEIVGRIYDAEGNPVDQEMKKKMIGISLESMKKIPIRVGVAYGKDKIEAIQGAIKGQIINVLITDTATAEAVLG; via the coding sequence ATGAAGAATGACAGATTTTTAATAAAGGTAGTGGAATTGTATTATCAGGATGGTTTGTCGCAGGAGAAAATAGCCAAGAAACTGAACACATCAAGGACTACCATATCCAGGACACTGATCAAGGCGAGGAAAGAAGGATATGTCCAGATCCACATCAATTATCCTGACCAGAGTGATTTGAAACTAGAAAAACAGATAGAACAGAAATTTGATCTGAAAGAGGCGCTGATCGCTGTTCCGGGATGTGACCAGACCGTGGAGCAGGCCGTTTCATTTCAGACCGCAGATTTTATTATCAGGGTACTGAAAAAGAACATGACCTTTGGCATGACCTGGGGGAGAGCTATGTTCCGTTTTGTAGAACAGCTGAAGATTGATGCAAGGATCAGATCTCTTTCTTTCCAGAATGTCAAAGTCGTGCCGTTCCTGGGCACACCCAGCGGCATCAACAGCGACTACAAATATACGATGACATACTCCAACACATTGGCCACAGAAGTGGGAGGAATTCTTGGATGCATCAGCTATAACCTGTCAGCTCCCATGTCCGTGGAAGATGAAAAGACGAAGCAGATGATCGAGAGTATCGGAGAGATCTCAAATGTACTTAAGATGGCAGAACAAGCTGATATCGCTTTGTTTGGTATCGGCTCCATGGGCAAAGACTCCTCTATACTGAAAGCCGGTATAAGGACAGAAGCCGAATACCTGGAATTAGTGGAGAGGGGAGGCATCGGAGAGATTGTCGGCAGGATCTATGATGCTGAGGGAAATCCTGTGGACCAGGAAATGAAGAAAAAGATGATCGGAATCTCCCTGGAAAGTATGAAAAAAATCCCCATCCGTGTGGGAGTCGCATATGGAAAAGATAAGATAGAGGCCATTCAGGGCGCTATAAAAGGGCAGATTATCAATGTGCTCATCACAGATACAGCCACTGCGGAAGCTGTTCTGGGCTGA
- the deoC gene encoding deoxyribose-phosphate aldolase, whose translation MKKISKKASEMTVKELAAYIDYSVLKPEFTEEQIIDLTKDGVKQGCATICINPGYIELCTPYVEGTNTGLCPVTDFPFGTSATESKVAQIEIAARYECVKEIDVVANFGWIRSGEYGKVTEDLKACADAAHKHGKELKAIFETDALTEEQIKKTCQCCIEAGVDFVKTSTGFLTGFELHGATPEVIKLMMDEVGDKCKIKGSGSIRTREHFLQLIDMGIDRMGVGYKSVPVVLGLDS comes from the coding sequence ATGAAAAAGATATCTAAAAAAGCAAGTGAAATGACAGTGAAAGAACTGGCAGCCTACATTGACTATTCCGTGCTGAAGCCGGAATTCACAGAGGAGCAGATCATTGATCTGACAAAAGACGGGGTAAAACAGGGATGTGCCACAATCTGCATCAACCCTGGATACATTGAACTCTGCACACCATATGTAGAAGGAACTAATACAGGACTCTGCCCGGTGACAGACTTCCCGTTCGGCACAAGCGCCACAGAATCCAAGGTTGCACAGATCGAGATCGCGGCCCGTTATGAATGTGTAAAGGAGATTGACGTGGTGGCAAACTTCGGATGGATCCGTTCCGGAGAATACGGCAAAGTCACCGAGGATCTGAAAGCCTGCGCGGATGCTGCACACAAGCATGGGAAAGAACTGAAAGCCATTTTTGAGACCGATGCACTCACAGAAGAACAGATCAAAAAGACCTGTCAGTGCTGTATCGAAGCGGGTGTGGATTTTGTAAAGACCAGTACTGGATTCCTGACAGGCTTTGAGCTGCACGGTGCCACACCGGAGGTGATTAAGCTTATGATGGACGAGGTTGGTGACAAGTGTAAGATCAAGGGAAGCGGGTCTATCCGTACAAGAGAGCATTTCTTACAACTGATCGACATGGGAATTGACAGAATGGGCGTGGGATATAAATCAGTGCCTGTAGTCCTGGGGCTGGATTCCTGA
- a CDS encoding PTS glucitol/sorbitol transporter subunit IIA: MSQVIYKTEVIRLGSEAMDALDQNLLILFGQEVPEILEDMVFVHNNNEVLAEPKKGDYLLVDEQEFEILSVGEVAYQNLSQLGHCTLTFGENQDQEILPGSIYLKSLRAPKAGVGSIIQIIQA, encoded by the coding sequence ATGAGCCAGGTAATATATAAGACAGAAGTGATCCGTCTTGGATCAGAGGCCATGGATGCGCTGGACCAGAACCTGTTGATCCTGTTCGGACAGGAAGTGCCGGAGATCCTGGAGGACATGGTGTTTGTACATAACAACAATGAAGTGCTGGCAGAGCCAAAAAAGGGAGACTATCTCCTGGTGGACGAACAGGAATTTGAGATTCTTAGTGTTGGGGAAGTGGCATACCAGAATCTGTCACAGCTGGGGCACTGCACCCTGACATTTGGAGAAAATCAGGACCAGGAGATTCTTCCGGGCAGCATCTATTTAAAATCACTTAGGGCGCCGAAGGCTGGTGTGGGAAGCATCATACAGATCATTCAGGCATAG
- a CDS encoding zinc-binding dehydrogenase, with product MKTKAVRIYGKEDLRLEEFDLPELNDDEILMEIVSDSVCMSTYKEALQGENHQRVNKDIKERPVIVGHECAGIIRKVGKKWKDQYKENETYTIQPALNIEGSMASVGYSFEYCGGDATFIVVPDIVMEKGCLLPFDSGNGFFQASLAEPMSCIIGAFHSMYHGERGVYQHEMGIVKGGKSALLACCGPMGLGAIGYMLNCVRRPGLLVVTDIDEDRLKRAQTLFSEDYAKERGVELHYVNTAKEENEVETLRALTGGTGFDDVSVYAPVRQVIETADKILGFDGCLNFFAGPVDPELSAMFNFFNVHYKMTHIVGSSGGNTEDMKECLRMSGEGILNPAVMVTHVGGMDAVIDTTLNLPKIPGGKKLIYVGIDMELTAIDEFEEKGRTDERFQTLANITQKNNGLWCAEAENYLLDNF from the coding sequence ATGAAAACGAAAGCAGTTAGAATTTACGGAAAAGAAGACCTGAGACTGGAAGAGTTTGATTTACCGGAGTTGAATGATGATGAGATCCTTATGGAGATTGTTTCAGACAGCGTCTGCATGTCTACTTATAAGGAAGCATTACAGGGAGAAAATCACCAGAGAGTCAACAAAGATATCAAAGAACGCCCGGTGATCGTAGGACATGAGTGTGCGGGGATCATTCGGAAGGTAGGGAAAAAGTGGAAGGATCAATACAAGGAAAATGAGACCTACACTATCCAGCCGGCTTTGAACATCGAAGGGTCCATGGCTTCTGTGGGATACTCCTTTGAATACTGCGGAGGGGATGCAACCTTTATTGTTGTACCGGACATTGTGATGGAAAAGGGCTGCCTGCTTCCGTTTGACAGCGGCAATGGCTTTTTCCAGGCATCTTTGGCAGAACCTATGAGTTGTATTATCGGGGCATTCCATTCCATGTATCACGGGGAGCGGGGAGTTTACCAGCATGAGATGGGCATTGTAAAAGGCGGGAAAAGCGCGCTGTTAGCCTGCTGCGGACCTATGGGGCTGGGAGCTATCGGATATATGCTGAACTGCGTAAGAAGACCGGGATTGCTTGTGGTGACTGACATTGATGAAGACCGGCTCAAAAGGGCGCAGACGCTGTTTTCTGAGGACTATGCAAAAGAGCGAGGCGTGGAACTTCACTATGTGAACACTGCAAAAGAAGAAAATGAAGTGGAGACTTTGAGAGCTCTCACAGGCGGAACAGGCTTTGACGATGTGTCTGTATATGCACCGGTCCGCCAGGTGATCGAGACCGCTGATAAGATCCTTGGTTTTGACGGCTGTCTGAACTTTTTTGCCGGACCGGTAGATCCGGAATTGTCAGCGATGTTTAACTTCTTTAATGTCCACTACAAGATGACCCATATTGTAGGCTCCAGCGGCGGCAATACGGAGGATATGAAGGAATGCCTCAGAATGTCCGGAGAAGGAATCCTTAATCCGGCCGTGATGGTGACCCATGTGGGCGGAATGGACGCGGTCATTGACACTACATTAAATCTTCCTAAGATCCCCGGGGGCAAGAAGCTGATCTATGTGGGAATTGACATGGAACTGACAGCGATTGATGAATTTGAAGAAAAAGGCAGGACAGATGAGAGATTTCAAACACTTGCCAATATTACACAAAAAAATAATGGACTGTGGTGTGCAGAAGCAGAAAATTATCTCTTAGATAACTTTTAA
- the alsE gene encoding D-allulose 6-phosphate 3-epimerase, with translation MKENFSVSLMCMDFLNIREQLEILNEQVGMYHVDIMDGHYCKNITLSPDMVKAFKKVSKVPLDVHLMTTNPELWINTVAEAGADIISLHAETINGQAFRLYNQIRELGLKTGLVLNPATPLSEAAHYLGRIDLLTIMTVDVGFAGQPFIEEMLDKIAEAKRLREENGYHYRIQIDGSCKPSTFKRLMDAGADVLILGSSGLFGLDQDLHEACRKMTESYRKALEGSEVSCGL, from the coding sequence ATGAAAGAGAACTTTTCTGTTTCCCTGATGTGTATGGATTTCTTAAACATCAGGGAGCAGCTTGAAATATTAAATGAACAGGTTGGTATGTATCATGTGGATATCATGGACGGCCACTACTGTAAGAATATCACCCTGTCACCGGATATGGTCAAAGCATTTAAAAAGGTGTCAAAGGTCCCTCTTGACGTACACCTTATGACAACAAATCCTGAACTTTGGATTAACACCGTGGCAGAAGCCGGGGCAGACATCATATCCCTGCATGCGGAAACCATCAATGGGCAGGCGTTCCGGCTGTATAACCAGATCCGGGAGCTGGGGTTGAAAACCGGACTGGTACTCAATCCGGCAACCCCGCTTTCGGAGGCGGCCCATTATCTGGGCAGGATTGACCTGCTGACCATTATGACCGTGGATGTGGGATTTGCGGGGCAGCCGTTTATTGAAGAGATGCTGGACAAAATAGCCGAGGCCAAAAGGCTGCGGGAAGAAAACGGATACCATTACCGTATACAGATCGACGGTTCCTGCAAGCCGTCCACATTTAAGAGACTTATGGATGCGGGGGCCGATGTGTTGATACTGGGAAGTTCCGGGTTGTTCGGGCTGGATCAGGACTTACATGAGGCATGCAGGAAAATGACGGAAAGCTACAGGAAGGCACTGGAAGGATCGGAGGTTTCTTGTGGATTATAA
- a CDS encoding AraC family transcriptional regulator has translation MAHIPVYGKEHTFLDEKTGLLFRNSRFQETASIHTHTFYEFFIVAGGSALHLVNDSIQTITQGDLIFIRPKDTHSYEFYYSQDFRIVNIGFSEQLFLNVRLFLDHTVMLQDMVDAELPPCVHMDADEKKEIITRFEEIGSLMNGSSVQKTVLYAKSCLADIFTRYFFSYDAEELPAVSCPSWFQPMLEEMQKIDNLRIGFPKMIELSACSSNHLCRVFKSVMSVTPTEYINSKRLEYSVYLLTQTSKEIIEISMLCGFSSLSHFYHLFKKKYQCPPSKFRKMNGRAPSQ, from the coding sequence GTGGCGCATATTCCTGTGTATGGAAAAGAGCATACCTTTCTGGACGAAAAAACCGGGCTGCTGTTTCGCAACTCCCGGTTTCAAGAGACGGCGTCTATCCACACCCATACCTTTTATGAATTTTTTATCGTTGCGGGGGGCAGTGCCCTGCATCTTGTGAACGATTCCATACAGACCATTACTCAGGGAGACTTAATCTTTATACGCCCTAAAGACACCCACAGCTATGAGTTCTATTATTCCCAGGACTTCCGGATTGTGAACATCGGATTCAGTGAACAGCTGTTTTTGAATGTCAGGCTGTTCTTAGACCACACAGTCATGCTGCAGGATATGGTGGACGCGGAGCTGCCGCCATGTGTCCATATGGATGCAGATGAGAAAAAAGAGATCATCACCCGTTTTGAGGAAATCGGATCTCTTATGAATGGTTCGTCCGTGCAGAAAACGGTTCTCTATGCCAAAAGCTGCCTTGCAGATATATTTACAAGATATTTCTTCTCCTACGATGCAGAAGAATTACCGGCGGTCAGCTGTCCTTCCTGGTTCCAGCCTATGCTGGAGGAAATGCAGAAGATCGACAATCTAAGGATCGGTTTTCCTAAAATGATCGAACTGTCCGCATGTTCTTCCAATCATCTGTGCAGGGTATTTAAGTCGGTTATGTCCGTGACACCCACAGAATATATCAACAGCAAACGGCTGGAATATTCGGTCTATCTTCTGACCCAGACTTCCAAGGAGATCATAGAGATCAGTATGCTTTGCGGATTTTCATCCCTGAGCCATTTTTACCATCTGTTCAAAAAGAAATACCAATGTCCTCCGTCAAAATTTAGAAAGATGAATGGGAGAGCACCGTCACAGTGA
- a CDS encoding YdcF family protein, with protein sequence MMTAELERTAKNLNILADFCGIRDIKHLDSVSLNETYGIRQADVLILFGGSIPAGCDTAAEGFLNGTASRLMIVGGEGHTTDALRSRFHARYPEIPVEGRMEADIMQDYITQKYGIRDILLERNSTNCGNNVTNALEILRLHHIDAKHIILMQDASMQRRMCAGFKRYAPSIKVINYASYRNQVIVQDGELQFSDSTLWGMWEMDHYISLLMSEVPRLSNNEEGYGPMGRGYIAEVQIPDVVMNAFYELKEIYEDKLRSTAPR encoded by the coding sequence ATGATGACAGCAGAATTAGAAAGAACAGCGAAGAACCTAAATATTCTGGCTGATTTCTGCGGCATAAGAGACATAAAACATCTGGATTCGGTTTCTCTGAATGAAACCTATGGGATCCGGCAGGCTGACGTCTTAATATTATTCGGCGGCAGTATTCCCGCAGGATGTGATACAGCGGCGGAGGGGTTCCTTAACGGAACTGCCTCCCGGCTGATGATCGTCGGCGGAGAGGGCCATACAACGGATGCCCTGCGCAGCCGCTTCCATGCCAGATATCCTGAAATACCTGTGGAAGGCAGGATGGAAGCGGATATCATGCAGGACTATATCACACAAAAATATGGAATCCGGGATATCCTGCTGGAACGTAACTCTACTAACTGCGGAAACAATGTGACCAATGCACTAGAAATTCTGCGGCTTCACCATATAGATGCTAAACATATCATTTTGATGCAGGACGCTTCTATGCAGCGGCGTATGTGTGCGGGCTTTAAAAGATACGCACCCAGCATCAAAGTGATCAACTATGCATCTTACCGTAATCAGGTGATAGTACAGGACGGAGAATTACAGTTCAGCGACAGCACTTTGTGGGGCATGTGGGAAATGGATCACTATATTTCGCTGCTTATGAGTGAGGTCCCCCGCTTATCCAATAATGAAGAGGGATACGGTCCAATGGGACGCGGTTATATTGCAGAGGTGCAGATCCCAGATGTGGTTATGAATGCTTTTTACGAACTGAAAGAGATATATGAGGATAAATTAAGAAGCACCGCCCCAAGATAG
- a CDS encoding transcriptional regulator GutM, with the protein MKLTMAIVFGGIVIAWLLQGFFAFSQARNIQKTYKELTDRYAKDYCIGFGQAKGRFFGKGCILLVVADRNMIVKDSVKLAGVSVLSRMRPNRDLIGRDLSLTVRKEEFLQLRDQPKRRFIKKRDQRKTSEEKAISLAARNIYDYINQKNQVSQA; encoded by the coding sequence ATGAAATTAACGATGGCAATTGTATTTGGAGGAATCGTTATTGCATGGCTGCTGCAGGGATTCTTTGCATTCAGCCAGGCCAGGAACATCCAGAAGACCTACAAAGAACTGACAGACCGATACGCCAAAGACTACTGTATCGGATTCGGCCAGGCAAAGGGAAGGTTCTTCGGAAAAGGCTGCATCCTGCTTGTGGTGGCGGACCGGAATATGATCGTAAAGGATTCTGTGAAACTGGCAGGAGTTTCTGTGTTGAGCAGGATGAGGCCCAACCGGGACCTGATCGGCAGAGATCTATCGCTGACAGTCAGAAAGGAGGAGTTTTTACAATTAAGAGATCAGCCAAAAAGAAGATTTATTAAGAAAAGAGACCAAAGAAAAACAAGTGAGGAAAAAGCAATCAGTCTGGCCGCTAGAAATATTTATGATTATATCAATCAGAAAAACCAAGTGAGCCAGGCATAA
- a CDS encoding PTS sugar transporter subunit IIB yields the protein MEHLLLARVDDRLIHGQVMTAWMKLLPAKEILIADDKVAKDPFMTQVLTMAAPGGVKVKVYSVEQAAQALKEGLKAPSIMLAKTPLTYKKIMDLGAEIPEINIGGMGISGERKTLYKNIAADPQERDAIKEFINKGIQVKIQVIPADKVVDVSGLL from the coding sequence ATGGAACATTTACTATTGGCCCGGGTGGACGACCGACTGATCCACGGACAGGTGATGACGGCATGGATGAAGCTGCTGCCGGCAAAAGAAATACTCATCGCGGATGACAAAGTGGCAAAGGACCCGTTTATGACACAGGTCCTGACAATGGCGGCGCCTGGGGGTGTGAAGGTCAAGGTCTACTCCGTGGAACAGGCGGCACAGGCACTGAAAGAAGGGCTTAAGGCCCCTTCCATTATGCTGGCAAAGACTCCGCTGACCTACAAAAAGATCATGGATCTGGGAGCAGAGATACCGGAGATCAATATCGGAGGTATGGGAATCAGTGGTGAGCGGAAGACATTATACAAGAATATCGCAGCTGACCCGCAGGAGAGGGATGCCATAAAAGAATTTATCAACAAGGGCATCCAAGTGAAGATCCAGGTAATTCCTGCGGATAAAGTTGTCGATGTGTCCGGACTTTTATAG
- the hxlB gene encoding 6-phospho-3-hexuloisomerase, with the protein MDYKDYKELILGELDQSLSAVNGQEVREMTEMILKAEKVFVTGVGRVFMMMEAFAKRLNHLGIEAYCVGDVNEPAVTKHDVLIAGSGSGESIIPLELAKKAKQYGTSVIHIGSNAESSMSAYEDLFVRIPCRTKLHLEDEIESAQIMSSLFEQSLLLLLDAAALMIMQEKKIEDIDSLWEKHANLE; encoded by the coding sequence GTGGATTATAAAGATTACAAAGAGCTGATCCTGGGGGAACTTGACCAGTCACTCTCCGCGGTAAACGGACAGGAAGTGCGGGAGATGACAGAAATGATCCTAAAAGCAGAGAAAGTATTTGTGACCGGAGTGGGGAGAGTGTTTATGATGATGGAAGCATTTGCAAAACGTCTGAATCATCTGGGAATCGAAGCTTACTGTGTGGGGGATGTGAATGAACCTGCAGTCACAAAACATGATGTGCTGATAGCCGGCTCCGGATCCGGGGAGAGTATCATACCCCTGGAGCTTGCGAAAAAGGCAAAACAGTATGGGACATCCGTCATCCACATCGGTTCCAATGCGGAAAGCTCCATGTCAGCATATGAAGATCTGTTTGTAAGGATTCCATGCAGGACAAAACTGCACCTTGAGGATGAAATAGAATCAGCACAGATCATGAGCAGCCTGTTTGAGCAGAGTCTGTTGCTTCTTTTGGATGCGGCCGCGCTGATGATCATGCAGGAGAAGAAGATCGAAGATATAGACTCCCTTTGGGAGAAGCATGCGAATCTGGAATAG
- the srlA gene encoding PTS glucitol/sorbitol transporter subunit IIC, whose amino-acid sequence MDAVSSFFEGFIKMFNAGGENLMGLITSILPTLACLMTFVLAIVKLIGEERIEKLALKGSKNVIMRYTILPMISYFVFTNPMNFALGRFLPEKYKGSFFDACCTVVHPMTGLFPHVNSGELFIWLGISSGITKLGLGTTGLAVRFLLIGIVLAFIRGVLTEKIWMIYAKKNDVPFRDSNELTI is encoded by the coding sequence ATGGACGCAGTTAGTTCTTTTTTTGAAGGTTTCATCAAGATGTTCAACGCAGGAGGCGAGAATCTGATGGGACTGATCACATCAATTCTGCCGACACTGGCATGTCTTATGACATTCGTGCTGGCAATCGTAAAACTGATCGGAGAGGAGCGCATTGAAAAATTAGCCCTGAAAGGATCAAAGAACGTGATCATGAGATACACGATCCTTCCGATGATCTCTTACTTCGTGTTCACTAACCCAATGAACTTCGCGCTGGGAAGATTTCTCCCTGAGAAATACAAAGGATCTTTCTTTGACGCATGCTGTACGGTGGTACATCCAATGACCGGATTATTTCCACATGTAAATTCAGGAGAATTATTTATCTGGCTTGGAATTTCCAGCGGAATCACGAAGCTGGGACTGGGAACCACAGGGCTTGCGGTGCGGTTCCTGCTGATCGGTATTGTGCTCGCGTTTATCCGGGGTGTGCTGACAGAAAAGATCTGGATGATCTACGCAAAGAAAAACGATGTTCCGTTCAGAGATTCCAATGAACTGACAATTTAA
- a CDS encoding galactitol-1-phosphate 5-dehydrogenase, whose product MKAMRLHEIDRFTLDEVEKPKPSGREILVRVEACGICGSDIPRVYELGTKVYPVTLGHEYSGTVVSVGDEQDTDLIGKTGAIYPVVPCMKCQSCRIGQYAQCSNYKNLGSRTDGGFAQYCLLPSADHLVFPKNEDVPAEWLALTEPACVALHAIRKGEIKGGDTVVIFGAGPIGILTARWCRLFGIQALLVEIDRKKTEFAREKGLTVIHPEDGEVEEQVRKLTGKGMADAVIEGTGSSPALNQAVECLKPFGMLVLLGNPHKDTVLALDSHSQILRKELRLTGVWNNYFNDLPFNEWQYTVDRIADGRLLVEDLITHRSDLTHLKEMFDQIYKREITICKAICLPEE is encoded by the coding sequence ATGAAAGCAATGAGACTGCATGAGATCGACAGATTTACGCTGGATGAGGTTGAAAAGCCCAAACCTTCAGGACGGGAAATTCTTGTGAGGGTTGAGGCCTGCGGCATTTGTGGTTCGGACATTCCGCGGGTGTATGAACTTGGCACTAAGGTTTATCCCGTGACGCTGGGACATGAATATTCAGGCACAGTTGTGAGTGTCGGGGACGAGCAGGACACAGATCTGATTGGAAAGACAGGAGCGATCTATCCAGTAGTACCATGTATGAAATGTCAAAGCTGCAGGATTGGACAGTATGCCCAGTGCAGTAATTATAAAAATCTTGGTTCCAGGACCGACGGAGGTTTTGCACAGTACTGTCTGCTCCCGTCAGCGGACCACCTGGTGTTCCCAAAGAATGAGGACGTACCGGCAGAGTGGCTGGCGCTGACGGAGCCTGCCTGTGTGGCACTGCATGCTATCCGAAAGGGAGAGATCAAAGGCGGGGATACCGTAGTGATTTTTGGCGCAGGGCCAATTGGGATACTCACAGCGCGCTGGTGCCGATTATTTGGGATTCAGGCTCTGCTGGTAGAGATCGACCGGAAGAAAACAGAATTTGCGAGGGAAAAGGGACTGACGGTCATCCACCCGGAGGATGGAGAAGTTGAGGAGCAGGTAAGAAAACTGACCGGCAAAGGCATGGCAGATGCGGTCATTGAGGGGACCGGAAGTTCTCCGGCACTGAACCAGGCAGTAGAGTGTTTAAAACCGTTTGGCATGCTGGTCCTTTTGGGCAATCCCCACAAGGATACTGTTCTGGCGCTGGACAGCCACAGCCAGATTCTCCGGAAGGAATTGAGACTTACTGGGGTGTGGAACAATTATTTTAACGACCTGCCGTTTAACGAGTGGCAGTATACGGTTGACAGGATCGCGGACGGGAGGCTTTTGGTGGAGGATCTGATAACACACAGGTCGGATCTTACACATTTGAAAGAAATGTTTGACCAGATTTATAAAAGAGAGATCACCATATGCAAGGCGATCTGTTTGCCGGAAGAATAG